aattaaattggatcttgctaaaaatattaatgcagACGAAGCAGCTGCAATGGGTGCCGTATATCGTGGTGCAGGTAAGTTTCTTTATTAAAGAAACACTATTcgattatttataatataaatttgtttcaattttgataGATCTAGCAACTGGattcaaagttaaaaagtttttaacaaaGGATGCTGTTTTATATCCAATACAAATTACATTTGATCGTGTCGGAGAAAGTGGAACAGTACGAGAGGTTAAAAGAACATTGTTTGGCCCTATGAATGCGTATCCATCCAAAAAAGTAATaacatttaacaaaaacacaGAAGATTTTCATTTCGATGTAAAATACGACGAATTGAATCACCTAAGTGAAGACGAGGTCAAATGTCTTGGATCGAAAGTTCTTAGTCGTGttcagcttaaaaaaatatcagaaatttTACAGAATAATTTGGCAGAAAATGTAGCATCAAAAGGAATCAAGGCCCATTTCTCGCTGGACGATTCTGGAATCTTTGATTTAGTTAACGTTGAATTGTTAATGGAAAAAACAGTTTCGCCTGACGATGACCAAAATGCTTTCCAAAAAATTAGCAATACTATCAGCAAATTATTCTCTGGAAAAGACGAAGAATCTGAATCTGGTGCAAATCCTACAGAGCCTGAGCCGCAAGCAGAAGAATCtaaagaaaacaataaaacgacAAATGATACACAAGATTCTTCTTCCAACCAAACGGAGAATCAACAATCAGCAGGAGAACAGAATAAAACTGAGCCCTTAAAAATCGTTACTTTAAAAGAACAAGTTCCGAGCGAAGTATCGGTTTTGTATGTTGGTCCCCTAGACGGAGAACAGTATGCTGCTTCCGAGAAAAAGGTTCGTTTCTTATACTATTTATATTATCAAATGTCAATTAAAAGTATAAACTACATTTTTTACAGATAAATGATCTGAACAAAAttgaacaagagaaaaaaagatttgaaaatgCCATGAATGCTTTAGAATCATATGTTATTGACACGCAAATGAAATTAGACACGGAGGAATACAAAAGCTGTGCATCAGaagaggaaataaaaaatattctggatATGTGTGCAAAAACATCAGATTGGATTTATGAAGATGGAATGGATGCTGATGCTTCTatgtatgaagaaaaattagaacaattaaaaagtttggCCAATGAAATATATGCCAAGCATTGGGAGCACAACGAACGTCCGGAAGCATTAAACGCCTTAAAATCTATGATAAATGGCTCCGAAGGCTTTTTGGCAACTGCTAAGAACCTAACTATTGACAAAAATCCAGACAGAGGAGTTTTCACTCAGGTAGAAATCAATAATCTTGAAAAGGTAATAAAAGAAACAATTGCTTGGCGCGATAATGAAGTCAAGGAACAGGAAAAACTGGCGAGATCAGATCCAGTCCGTTTAACGGTAAAAATGCTAAcagaaaaaatgtctttattgGATAGAGAGGTTAAATATTtggtgaataaaataaaactatggaAGCCTAAACCTGCACCAAAAgataaagatgaaaaaaatgcaactaaGACTGAAGAGGAAGAGGCTAAACCTGAAGCAGAGCAACAACATTCTGAAAATAATACGGACAATAACAAAGATGAAACTAAAACTACAACTGATGATACATCTAAAGTCGGAGAGTCGGAGCAAATAAACGATCAATCAAAAGAAGATATTGAAAACCATTCAGAGCTTTAAACGATAATTATATTAgtgaaacctaaaaaaattaattgacttgcaaaagtTAAATTCCCTAACTTGTATGTATTTATAAAGACAGACTTAAGTTAAAAGAAAGAACCATTAAATATGCAAgtatagtttaaatttattattattataatttattagtgTTATAgctcaaaacaaaacaaaacaaactaaaattaaagcagtgtgtaattttcttaatttgtgATGAGCATAAAGTGATggttatgaaaaatcaaatatcaagtttaatttattcgaCTGTCCAAAACACACATTCAAGCCacttaattactttttattttttcttttctctatTTAGTCTCAAAAAATCTATCGCATACTcctattattcaatttaaatttcagttgaattttaattgaataattaatttcattttttttacaacacaggtacaaatttctatttattttaataaacagtttaaatcgattttaaataatgttagTACAAGGACATGAAACTCCAATAATTGAGGGTAACCTGCAGTTTTAtgacaaattaattcaaaatctaTTCTAATAGCAATTATGTGttaaatctatttaatttactcTTATTTTTCATTGTGAAGGATGAATTTCATATAGATAAACAGAAAAATAgtcttttcaaacaaaaaaaggaaaagctAATATGTACGACATGATACCTGTTGCTTTCTTATCTAAGTATATAATATACTTTTGCTTTATATCCTTACTGTATTGTTACTGTACGATCCTATATGTCACTCTCTGTTTGCAGTTTGTTCTCATTTTGCATTCTATTTTCGCTAGTTTTTTATTCACTGGCTGGAATGAGACAACAACATTTTCATGGGATCAAAAATCCCGTGATTACGTTGTTTGAGTTTACCTGATAAGCAGTTTATTTAGTAACAACTGAATATTAAGGGAAAACACACGTATCATATTATTTCGCTgcataatgttatttttttttatttttacataaatagaAGATGAAATACAATCTGATTTTGAAATAAACAATGTGCTTCTTAATTATGTCTTAAAGAATtgtgaaaatcttttaatcacaaaaagtgtaatttaaagaaaaacgattaagaaaaacttaaagCAATTGTTTACCTTTCTATTTTGTTTATATCATAAATAATGAATAGCATACAGTGTAAATGCATCCAGGGAAATTATGGTTTTTCTATGAActcttcatttcattttactgCAAGtgaacctttttttatttgtagcaTTTTCATGAGCTTATCAATTGTATATGATAAgatataatgataaaatataacaaactATTTTACTCAACCTTATGTTTTTGAATCTATATACTATTAGAAAATAGAATAGAACACTTAGAATAaccgaaaatgataaaattaacaatataaACCGaactattattttcaattgcaaaacaaaatattacgaTCAAATGAAGCGGGAAAATATCAATACATGtaatttaaaagagaaaaagtaataaaagcaTATCAAGAAACATGATTGGAAGTGTTGCTGGACGACATGTTTCAACCCGTAGACGGGGTAGTGTTATTTTGTCTGTTGAAGCTTTGGATGGCATAAATTCTCGTAGATCTACTACACGACGCAAAGCAGTAACAACAAGTGACCATAAAAGCTGTGCTTTAATACAAACTAGATTAAAAATAGGTGATATCATgtgagttaattaaattaatctatttttttttaatttataggtACAAATACAGGTTGAGTGgacattttttctcaaactaaatcaagtttttttttgataattatttttattccatcAGTAGTTTTTATGGGTTTGCATACttacattcaaattaaaaaaaacttacattttacATCCACAACATCGCGAAATTCACCGGAaggaacaaattaaaaaaaacctctTTGCTTTTGCACaaatgttttacatttttgtgtcttttaaaCTGTTTCACATTCagcagaaattcaaaatttagtcttcatttatatacatatatcAAATATGTGTATAGTTACATTTAGtataaacataataaatgtTATGGCATATATTAGAATAAATGGTGTTGggagaaattttcttatccTTCTTTTCGATCCTGCGCACTTGCAGTCCTCTAATAAAATCATGCcatctttattatttaagaagctttttaaaatttcttaaatgttTTCATAACAGTGAGTTGTTGGAATGTATCAAACACagtcaaaataattaagtttataATGTTTTGTTAAGaatattttggtaatttttctaataaaaaattgttaaatttaagtaataaaTGAACGCATTCTAAGTATTGCTAATCAAGtgtaaaaatagataaattatGTTATTAAATATAGACCATTGTTAAGCTTCTTACaatgtatatatatatattgatttttcttctacGATAAACAGATACATAtataacttaatattttttgtaatttgtacGGATAGCGAGTTTTGAATATAATCATTAAGAATCCTTATAACAGaactttgtttaaaaaaatcagtaacaGAACTTCACGATATTTATCACAGTTGGCTGTTTGTCGTGTCTAAGCTTTTCTAGGTACTTTATTTTGCAGGATAAATAGCAAGTAGCGCTTGTAGTGGAAAACAGTTGAAGCTCGCGTGAAAATCTTTTACTTgagtaaaattcttattagtttaataaattaaaatattcaaaaaccaTATAAAAAGAATATTCAAAAGTATAACAAAATTGAACGATAAGTCCCGTTATTCACTTTATGCTATAAATTTGTTGAGTTACCTGCaaagaaaagtttaatttggACAAATGAAAACGGATTCCTTGGAGTAACCAATATGGCCGAGTGGTCTTCATACagaataaattatcaattacTATCGGTGGGTTCACATTTTCAAACAactaatacttttttataaacgTGCAGTTACGAgctcgtcttcttcttcgataaataattaacagatctgattgattaaaaatattaagtcaatgaaataaaatcaatgaatGATATTCAATATATGCTTCATAGTGTTGTGTTATAAATTGTGCAacctatttatttgttataagTGCAGAATAACTAGGTACCAATAATAAGTCATAAGAGGCATATTCTTTgtctaaaaacaaattaaaacacTTGATTAGCTTGCATTATTGCAACTTTTGTgtattgtgataaaaaaaaaacaaaaaaaaaatcagtgaacaaatatgtttttataattaatgaatgaattaGAGTAATTTTGGTACTAATATTCTAAATGAAGTAACtcaatgtttgttttattcaaaaaaaaaaaaaaaaaaaaacacaaatttatcaattttatatgtaaaatatttttagtgaattcaAAAAAGGGAACATTATTGTATCCAAGAATATTTGGGTCATTCTGAAAGAAAACGTATactaaaaatgtatataaaagaaatataCACATTAATGGGTCAAATTAAGATCATTCAATGtggattttgagaaaatatatttaaaataataatgcaaatgcatacaattataaaatatttgttatatGACTAATACAATTTTCTCAACAGGCTAGCAGCGGCGCAAGAGGCAGCGCTTTCGGGTCAAACTTCCCGAGGGTATTTGGATCGCAAAGTTCCATATCTAACAGCTGATAAAATGGGTGGCCCAAGTAGTCAAGTGGGCGCACCCCCTGGGAGTGGGCCCTCTTCATTGTTTATTCTTTCCGATGATAATATTATTAGGAGGTTGTTTAACCgtcttaattataaaatatttaaaaaaaaaataacaaactatTTGTTTTAgatacacaaaatttataatagaATGGCCACCTTTCGAGTATGCCGTATTATTGACAATCATCGCAAATTGTGTAGTATTGGCTTTAGAAGAACATTTACCTGAGGGGGATAAGACAGTATTAGCCTTAAAACTTGTACGTTAGCTTTATGTGCATCCGCCTAGTACTTtacaaacttttctttttggaTTGCAGGAAAAGACGGAAGCTTACTTTTTAGGTATATTCTGTGTAGAGGCGTCATTAAAAATCCTTGCGTTAGGATTTGTACTTCACAAACACTCCTACCTCAGGAACATTTGGAATATGATGGACTTTTTCGTCGTAGTTACTGGGTTTGTGACAATAGTTTAACATACACTGCTTAATTTCCATTCATGTTTCATATTTCTTTCACTTGCCTTTCACCTCTTGccttattcaaatatttgtcgctcgtgaatcaaatttattttataacaattcaGATCAATGACAATATTCGCTGAAGCAAATGTCGATGTCGATTTACGTATGCTGAGGTCATTTAGGGTTTTGAGGcctttaaaattagtttctaGGATTCCAAGTAAGATATATGACCGTGTGAATTTTCAAAAGCGTTTGCTAGCTACTTTTACCAGTTGACAAAAAACTAGAATAGAAACTTTCGTTTCAGAGtgctatttttcaaaaaacaaatatcatAATAGTTTggctagaaaaaaatatagtctTATACAAAgttcaacaataataattaaaataaaaatgttcttaGTCGTGGACAACAAGGCAAAGAAAGATAGTGTTTTGCTGTATACTCATTATTCACCATTATATGTCATAAATCATCTTAGATTGTAGATTGAATCtaaatttcgtttatttttttaatattatttagttGTCATTATTTCtactaataatattattatgtttattagatgtagtattaaaaaaatacaagaataattaaaattacaattatcgCTATTTCTCcatgtactaaaaattctcTAACAGGTTCATCACTCTAGCCCCCATTGAAGCAGGTCAAGGTGTAGATCTCAGAACTTTAAGGGCCATACGTGTTTTAAGGCCCTTAAAATTAGTCTCCGGAATTCCTAGTGAGTAGTTTATAGACATGTTTAGAATCTTTAGATCATCATATTATGATGTACATATTAGtttgtagaaaatatttttctttggtttctcttagattaaattattattttattcaaaagtttagtagatttctttttataaataaaatatttagtaccTATAGCATAAAGTATAATTAGGtacatatataaattaataaataaatccacgaaaaatgttcaaaataataattaggtatacaatataaattttaatttataattttaaaaaaagataaaattagtAACATCCagtatttcaatgaaaaatcgtTCGAAATTatatcttaaatatttatagttTCTTAACTATGagaatataattatattttggtGAAATTTAGTGGTACATAATATCAGgcgtttttttattgattagtTATGCCGAGTTGTTTAGTTATTAGATAAAACACGTAATAAGTTTTATAAAGAActgttatttacaaatttaatcaatttttaggtTTACAAGTAGTTTTAAAATCAATCATAAAAGCCATGGCACCATTACTACAAATTGGACTGTTGGTCTTATTTGCCATTGTTATATTTGCAATCATTGGATTGGAATTTTATTCTGGAGCACTGCACAAAACGTGTTACCTATTAGATGATATATGTAAGTAAAGCTCAAATTACAAATGCATACAAAAGAAGAATGTTCAAT
The sequence above is drawn from the Culicoides brevitarsis isolate CSIRO-B50_1 chromosome 1, AGI_CSIRO_Cbre_v1, whole genome shotgun sequence genome and encodes:
- the LOC134827050 gene encoding hypoxia up-regulated protein 1, with the translated sequence MKIFERLKYLPILLFLLILHLRTANMAAVMSVDLGSEWMKVGVVSPGVPMEIALNKESKRKSPMFISFKDNVRLFGEDAQNLGLRYPTNSFGYLTDLIGKSIDNPVVELYKSRFPWHNIVGDEKRNTVVFKNGNETYSVEELLAQILEKAKEFAQDYTGQAVTETVIVVPGYFGQAERTGMMRVAQLANLKVLQLINDYSAVALNYGIFRRKEINETAQYFVFYDMGAYKTVATVVAYQTVKDKATREILPSLQVLGVAYDRTLGGLEMQIRLRDFLAKKFNEMKKTQTNVTTNPRAMMKLFKEAGRVKNILSANTDTFAQIEGLLEEHDFKVKVTREEFEQLCDDLLERVPNVLTKALEISELPIETINQVVLVGGNTRMPKVQETLKSKIKLDLAKNINADEAAAMGAVYRGADLATGFKVKKFLTKDAVLYPIQITFDRVGESGTVREVKRTLFGPMNAYPSKKVITFNKNTEDFHFDVKYDELNHLSEDEVKCLGSKVLSRVQLKKISEILQNNLAENVASKGIKAHFSLDDSGIFDLVNVELLMEKTVSPDDDQNAFQKISNTISKLFSGKDEESESGANPTEPEPQAEESKENNKTTNDTQDSSSNQTENQQSAGEQNKTEPLKIVTLKEQVPSEVSVLYVGPLDGEQYAASEKKINDLNKIEQEKKRFENAMNALESYVIDTQMKLDTEEYKSCASEEEIKNILDMCAKTSDWIYEDGMDADASMYEEKLEQLKSLANEIYAKHWEHNERPEALNALKSMINGSEGFLATAKNLTIDKNPDRGVFTQVEINNLEKVIKETIAWRDNEVKEQEKLARSDPVRLTVKMLTEKMSLLDREVKYLVNKIKLWKPKPAPKDKDEKNATKTEEEEAKPEAEQQHSENNTDNNKDETKTTTDDTSKVGESEQINDQSKEDIENHSEL